From Rhodovastum atsumiense, a single genomic window includes:
- a CDS encoding tetratricopeptide repeat protein, giving the protein MAGLFGLFGSATGALKRAKRLIAGGKRAEAFPLLAKAAEARIPEAEFQVARCYLEGTGVPPSAIEGARWLERAATQGFVEAQSMLAALYVHGVPASAGLVAAAAASELSAGRPAAALFTQNEPAKPDFERALDWASKAAAQGSPDGQALLGYILTSGPEAMRDLERAEDLYRRSAAADCPQGKLGYGLALLRRASKPEENVAGATSLAGAAEAGLPTAQYLLGVLHEQGTGVEKDTAKAVAFYKLAAEKGLRSAQARYGLALLEGRGIPKDPLAGESWLRRAALAGDPEAAALIGDIYVRGGELPPNHAEAAMWFRRAAEAGHRMAARALGMLYLTGAGVPRDPAEAARWFRTSAEAGDMQSKYDLAALVLQGQGSAEDGIRTREWFEQAAASGDLVAAFNYGVCLAQGVGVERDDRRAAEWLRKAADGVVNAQYWYGRMLLEGRGVEQNLEEGRSWVARASEAGMTEAQVLLAEMMVNGRGGPRDHHAALALFQRAATAGHVGAMFAVGALYGGGHDIPWDRPQAQRFFRMAAERGHAHAQMMLGRYLARGLAGETNYDDARTWLKRAVEQGLTEAQGDLAALPPHPAAPAQADAGAR; this is encoded by the coding sequence ATGGCCGGTCTGTTCGGGTTGTTCGGGTCCGCCACGGGCGCACTCAAGCGGGCGAAGCGCCTGATCGCCGGTGGCAAGCGCGCGGAAGCCTTCCCGCTGCTGGCCAAGGCGGCCGAGGCGCGGATTCCGGAAGCGGAGTTCCAGGTAGCCCGCTGCTACCTCGAGGGCACCGGCGTGCCGCCGAGCGCGATCGAAGGGGCGCGCTGGCTCGAGCGGGCGGCCACCCAGGGTTTCGTCGAAGCGCAATCGATGCTGGCGGCGTTGTACGTGCATGGCGTGCCGGCCAGCGCGGGGCTGGTGGCGGCGGCCGCCGCCTCGGAGCTGTCGGCCGGCCGGCCGGCCGCGGCGCTGTTCACCCAGAACGAGCCGGCAAAGCCCGATTTCGAGCGCGCCCTGGACTGGGCGAGCAAGGCCGCCGCGCAGGGCTCGCCCGATGGTCAGGCGCTGCTCGGCTACATTCTGACTTCCGGTCCCGAGGCGATGCGCGACCTCGAACGGGCCGAGGATCTTTACCGCCGGTCCGCCGCGGCCGACTGTCCGCAGGGCAAGCTCGGCTATGGCCTCGCTTTGCTGCGGCGGGCGAGCAAGCCGGAGGAGAACGTCGCCGGCGCTACCTCGCTCGCCGGGGCCGCGGAGGCGGGGCTGCCGACCGCGCAGTACCTGCTGGGCGTGCTGCACGAGCAGGGAACCGGGGTGGAGAAGGATACGGCGAAGGCCGTTGCCTTCTACAAGCTGGCCGCCGAGAAGGGGTTGCGCTCGGCGCAGGCGCGCTACGGCCTGGCGCTGCTGGAAGGCCGCGGCATCCCGAAGGATCCGCTCGCCGGCGAATCCTGGCTGCGCCGGGCGGCGCTCGCGGGCGACCCCGAGGCGGCGGCCCTGATCGGTGACATCTATGTGCGGGGCGGCGAATTGCCACCCAACCACGCCGAGGCGGCGATGTGGTTCCGCCGGGCCGCCGAGGCCGGCCATCGCATGGCCGCCCGGGCCCTCGGCATGCTCTATCTCACCGGCGCCGGGGTGCCGCGCGACCCGGCCGAGGCGGCGCGCTGGTTCCGCACCTCGGCCGAGGCGGGGGACATGCAGTCCAAATACGACCTTGCCGCGCTGGTGCTGCAGGGGCAGGGCTCGGCCGAGGACGGCATCCGCACCCGCGAATGGTTCGAGCAGGCCGCCGCGTCCGGCGACCTGGTGGCGGCGTTCAACTACGGCGTCTGCCTCGCCCAGGGCGTGGGGGTGGAGCGCGACGACCGGCGGGCCGCGGAGTGGCTGCGCAAGGCGGCGGATGGGGTGGTCAACGCCCAGTACTGGTATGGCCGCATGCTGCTGGAAGGCCGCGGCGTCGAGCAGAACCTGGAAGAGGGGCGGTCCTGGGTCGCGCGTGCCTCCGAGGCCGGCATGACCGAGGCGCAGGTGCTGCTGGCGGAGATGATGGTGAATGGCCGCGGCGGGCCGCGCGATCACCATGCGGCGCTGGCGCTGTTCCAGCGGGCGGCGACGGCGGGCCATGTCGGGGCGATGTTCGCCGTCGGCGCGCTGTATGGCGGTGGCCACGACATTCCCTGGGATCGTCCGCAGGCGCAGCGTTTCTTCCGCATGGCGGCGGAGCGGGGCCATGCGCATGCGCAGATGATGCTGGGCCGGTATCTCGCCCGGGGCCTTGCCGGGGAGACCAATTACGACGATGCGCGCACCTGGCTCAAGCGCGCCGTCGAGCAGGGCCTGACCGAGGCGCAGGGGGATCTCGCTGCGCTGCCGCCCCATCCGGCGGCGCCAGCTCAGGCGGATGCGGGCGCAAGATAG
- a CDS encoding HlyD family type I secretion periplasmic adaptor subunit, which translates to MSKPPTSVITAGAVTQNEGAAPVLLEYQSPTAALIARPVPLAARFTTWVVASLFAALLAVMSLLPIDRVVTAAGKVTATTGNLMVQPLETAIVRSIEVKEGQLVHAGDTLAQLDPTFAQADAGSLETQVASLSAEVTRLTAETQGRIYQSDGSPAGQLQAMIFTQRHGERTLRLENYRQKIEALTVKAAQAESDVRTYTQRLALASEVESKRRELERLQVGSQLNRLAATDARVDIESRLAAARSEVQSSRRDLAALVAERDGYVHQNAAETSQQLTEQGRKLADAREQFNKAALRRTLVQLRADRDAIVLRIAPVSVGTVMQTAQEFIELVPLDAPLQIEAAVDGRDVGFVRVGDPVTLKFETFPYALYGTAEGTVRSLSPDSFKDPTAPPSKEQVDKSRAAQAMGVLFFRAKMSIDAVQLHDLPEGARIVPGMPVTADIRVGKRTIIGYLMSRFIPAASEGMREP; encoded by the coding sequence ATGAGCAAGCCTCCCACGTCCGTCATCACCGCCGGGGCCGTGACCCAGAACGAGGGCGCGGCGCCGGTGCTGCTGGAATACCAGTCGCCCACCGCGGCGCTGATCGCGCGCCCGGTGCCGCTGGCCGCGCGCTTCACCACTTGGGTGGTGGCGTCCCTGTTCGCCGCGCTGCTGGCGGTGATGTCGCTGTTGCCGATCGACCGGGTGGTGACGGCGGCGGGCAAGGTGACGGCGACCACCGGCAACCTGATGGTGCAGCCGCTGGAGACCGCGATCGTGCGTTCGATCGAGGTCAAGGAAGGCCAGTTGGTGCATGCCGGCGACACGCTGGCGCAGCTCGACCCGACCTTCGCGCAGGCCGATGCCGGCTCGCTGGAGACCCAGGTGGCGAGCCTGTCGGCCGAGGTGACGCGGCTGACCGCGGAGACGCAGGGGCGGATCTACCAGTCCGATGGCAGCCCGGCCGGGCAGTTGCAGGCGATGATCTTCACCCAGCGCCATGGCGAGCGGACCCTGCGGCTGGAGAATTACCGCCAGAAGATCGAGGCGCTGACGGTGAAGGCGGCGCAGGCGGAGTCGGATGTGCGCACCTACACGCAGCGCCTGGCGCTGGCGAGCGAGGTGGAGTCGAAGCGGCGCGAACTGGAGCGGCTGCAGGTGGGCAGCCAGCTCAACCGGCTGGCGGCCACCGATGCGCGGGTGGACATCGAATCCCGCCTCGCCGCGGCGCGCTCGGAAGTGCAGTCCTCCCGGCGCGACCTCGCCGCCCTGGTGGCCGAGCGCGACGGCTATGTGCACCAGAACGCCGCCGAGACCTCGCAGCAACTGACCGAGCAGGGCCGCAAGCTCGCGGATGCGCGCGAGCAGTTCAACAAGGCGGCGTTGCGGCGCACCCTGGTGCAGTTGCGCGCCGACCGCGACGCGATCGTGCTGCGCATCGCCCCGGTGAGCGTGGGCACGGTGATGCAGACGGCGCAGGAATTCATCGAGCTGGTGCCGCTGGATGCGCCGCTGCAGATCGAGGCGGCGGTGGACGGGCGCGATGTCGGCTTCGTGCGGGTCGGCGATCCGGTGACGCTGAAATTCGAAACCTTCCCCTACGCGCTGTACGGCACGGCGGAAGGCACGGTGCGCAGCCTCAGCCCGGACAGCTTCAAGGATCCGACGGCGCCGCCGTCCAAGGAGCAGGTGGACAAGTCGCGCGCGGCGCAGGCGATGGGGGTGCTGTTCTTCCGCGCCAAGATGTCGATCGACGCGGTGCAGTTGCACGACCTGCCCGAAGGCGCGCGCATCGTCCCCGGCATGCCGGTGACGGCGGATATCCGTGTCGGCAAGCGCACCATCATCGGCTACCTGATGTCACGCTTTATCCCCGCCGCCTCCGAGGGTATGCGGGAACCATGA